In Aspergillus luchuensis IFO 4308 DNA, chromosome 1, nearly complete sequence, the following are encoded in one genomic region:
- a CDS encoding phytanoyl-CoA dioxygenase family protein (COG:Q;~EggNog:ENOG410PWJA;~InterPro:IPR008775;~PFAM:PF05721) produces MAVKQSPVQRIDRADVEAIIQAIIKDGCCIIKDFTDAATIKQVNEEVQPYLDADKPWKGDLFPPETRRCANLAGRSKTTRENWLVDPLIRALTARFVDKTTSNFYGETKHTYTSEAICSIAMTFDIGPGAKAQRLHRDDKNFHVDHEDQSTTGYRVGSDVMMAFMVPGIKTTVENGATIAIPGSHLWGSDRAPKMDEAVAAELDVTDCWVMLGGLYHAGGANVTQNERRVVHGMFFTRGFHRQEENVYLADTAEEVLSWSPEAQKVMGYEVSSPNIGFVGFQTPLQYLRGEEVGDAFGDFDPSQEQPK; encoded by the exons ATGGCTGTTAAGCAATCTCCAGTTCAACGCATCGACCGGGCCGACGTGGAGGCCATCATCCAAGCTATCATCAAGGATGGCTGCTGTATCATCAAGGATTTCACCGATGCGGCAACTATAAAGCAGGTCAACGAGGAAGTGCAGCCTTACCTTGATGCCGACAAGCCCTGGAAG GGTGACCTCTTTCCACCTGAAACACGCCGCTGTGCGAACCTCGCAGGCCGTAGCAAAACTACCCGGGAGAACTGGCTGGTCGATCCGCTCATCCGTGCTCTGACAGCGAGGTTTGTTGATAAGACAACCTCCAACTTCTATGGAGAAACAAAGCACACATATACCAGCGAGGCGATCTGCTCGATCGCGATGACGTTTGACATAGGGCCTGGTGCCAAGGCACAGCGGCTTCACCGTGACGACAAGAACTTTCATGTAGATCATGAAGACCAGAGCACTACGGGCTATCGGGTGGGCTCGGATGTAATGATGGCCTTCATGGTTCCCGGGATCAAGACAACAGTCGAGAATGGTgccaccatcgccatccccGGTAGTCACCTGTGGGGTTCCGACCGGGCACCCAAGATGGACGAGGCCGTCGCGGCGGAGTTGGATGTGACCGACTGCTGGGTGATGCTGGGAGGACTGTACCATGCAGGGGGCGCGAACGTCACACAAAATGAGCGACGGGTAGTACATGGCATGTTTTTCACGCGCGGATTTCATCGACAGGAGGAGAACGTTTATCTTGCCGACACAGCCGAAGAAGTACTGTCCTGGTCTCCGGAGGCTCAGAAAGTGATGGGATACGAGGTATCCAGTCCCAATATTGGGTTTGTGGGCTTCCAGACCCCGCTGCAGTATTTGCGCGGAGAGGAGGTCGGCGACGCATTCGGGGACTTTGATCCTTCCCAGGAGCAGCCTAAATGA
- a CDS encoding cytochrome P450 (COG:Q;~EggNog:ENOG410PMFG;~InterPro:IPR001128,IPR017972,IPR002401,IPR036396;~PFAM:PF00067;~go_function: GO:0005506 - iron ion binding [Evidence IEA];~go_function: GO:0016705 - oxidoreductase activity, acting on paired donors, with incorporation or reduction of molecular oxygen [Evidence IEA];~go_function: GO:0020037 - heme binding [Evidence IEA];~go_process: GO:0055114 - oxidation-reduction process [Evidence IEA]), translated as MGLIQGLVAGLSSVADSPIALCAVLTATLIVYSVGLGIYRLTFHPLAKFPGPKLAGLTYWYETYYEVFKSPGGQFLFQYHKLHDKYGPIIRISPNEIHIRDSSFFEEMFSNSLPWNKPEHLQYRFDNAKGTFSTPKHEAHKPRRAALNPFFSKRAITNATPMMQDKLYKLCDRLRREYQGTGKVLRLDWMWGCIASDIIVHYCFNDGYGFINAPDFRSVFIQAMFDLLDMVHVLVQFPWVGVIMNALPQKFVETMNPGLKSINHYNREMASQITDFLRSKEYGTMKESQRKTVFNALLEGGLPPEELTLRRLREEAFTVIGAGFETTRYALAVASYHILSTPSIYKRLREELITAIPDPTNFPPLSELEKLPYLTGCIQECIRMSYGIVQRSPRVSDKFPLIYKTWTIPAGTIISMDNYSVSHDEAIFPDSFTFKPERWLDDPVAPDGRKLTRYLVSFGRGTRSCLGINLAYAEMYISLANVYRNFEFELFETGRESVDVYRDMFLPHPKPGTQGVRVKVL; from the exons ATGGGCTTGATCCAAGGCCTGGTGGCCGGCCTCTCATCGGTCGCTGACTCCCCTATTGCCTTGTGTGCTGTCTTGACGGCCACCTTAATTGTCTACTCCGTCGGATTGGGAATCTATCGACTCACCTTCCATCCCTTGGCCAAGTTTCCTGGTCCCAAGCTGGCTGGTTTGACATACTGGTATGAAACTTACTATGAGGTTTTCAAGTCGCCCGGGGGGCAGTTCTTGTTCCAGTACCACAAACTGCATGACAAGTACG GACCCATCATTCGCATCAGCCCGAATGAGATTCACATCAGGGACTCGTCGTTCTTCGAGGAGATGTTCTCCAATTCCCTCCCATGGAATAAGCCAGAACATCTTCAATATCGCTTCGACAATGCCAAGGGTACCTTCTCGACCCCAAAACATGAAGCTCATAAGCCCAGACGTGCTGCGCTCAACCcgttcttctccaagcgGGCCATTACCAATGCTACCCCCATGATGCAGGATAAGCTGTACAAGCTCTGCGACCGGCTTCGCCGCGAATACCAAGGCACTGGGAAGGTTCTGCGTCTTGACTGGATGTGGGGGTGTATTGCGTCTGATATCATTGTTCATTACTGCTTCAACGACGGTTATGGCTTCATCAATGCACCGGACTTTCGATCTGTCTTCATCCAGGCCATGTTTGATCTACTCGACATGGTGCATGTTCTGGTCCAGTTCCCTTGGGTGGGTGTTATTATGAATGCACTTCCTCAAAAGTTTGTGGAGACAATGAATCCTGGGCTGAAATCTATCAACCATTACAACAGG GAAATGGCATCCCAGATAACGGATTTCCTCCGAAGCAAAGAATACGGGACGATGAAAGAATCTCAACGCAAAACCGTCTTCAACGCTCTGCTAGAAGGCGGCTTACCACCTGAAGAGCTGACCCTGCGACGACTCCGCGAGGAAGCCTTTACCGTCATTGGAGCAGGATTCGAAACCACGCGATACGCACTGGCCGTCGCCAGCTACCACATTCTCAGCACTCCGTCAATATACAAGCGTCTGCGCGAAGAGTTGATAACAGCGATCCCCGATCCGACCAACTTTCCTCCCCTGAGTGAGCTAGAAAAGCTCCCCTACCTGACGGGATGTATCCAAGAAT GCATCCGCATGTCCTACGGCATCGTGCAACGCTCACCCCGTGTCAGCGACAAATTCCCCCTCATCTACAAGACCTGGACCATCCCGGCAggcaccatcatcagtaTGGACAACTACTCAGTCTCGCACGACGAAGCGATCTTTCCCGACTCGTTTACCTTCAAACCCGAGCGCTGGCTCGATGACCCTGTCGCGCCAGACGGGCGGAAACTGACGCGATACCTCGTCTCGTTTGGTCGTGGCACCCGGTCGTGCCTTGGTATCAACCTCGCCTACGCGGAAATGTACATTTCGCTGGCGAATGTGTATCGGAACTTTGAGTTTGAACTGTTCGAGACGGGACGTGAGTCGGTCGATGTCTATCGGGATATGTTTCTTCCGCATCCGAAGCCGGGGACTCAGGGGGTGAGGGTGAAGGTGTTGTAG